CAAGAGCCATGGTTGACATTGAGCCAATCACAATGCCATTCAGGAAGTGCGAtgttttgttgttgttgattgGTGAAACGCCTGTTTGCGACAGAGAGATGAAACCATCAGTTAGTCACACACACATTGCACCAAATTTGGTGAGAAGAGCTTCAACACTGAGAAGATGGCTTAGAAATGGAAGACTTGCCAGCTGAGGAGAGGGGATCAGAATGCGGCAACACGGCAGGAAACCCGAGGGTTCCACggcaagccttctggatgggCAGTCCACAAAGCTCCAAATTCCCAACGAACCTGCAAATGCCATTGAATTGTCATGTGAAGAAATGCACCATGGCATTGAATACAGGTTGTGCTCAAGAAGTAGCAGAAATGCACAAATTTGTTCATGTTTGCTACAGTTATGCTCCCACATCATAAAGAGCAATGACACATCAAAGAAAGTAGAAAGGAAGATGGGCCCAAATCTAAAAGCTTACGAGCTGCTTTTGAAGGTTCCAAGGACACCAACATTTGGGATTTCTCCAGAAAAGAAATTGGTGGACAGATTCCTGCAATGCAAATAAGCATATGTTCTTTCAGAGATTTGCAACAGCATTTACTCGTCTGGTTTTAGCAATGCCGACAAGATGGCATAAGGAAATTTATACAGCAAGAAACTTACAGGAAACGAAGGTGAGTAAGGCTTCCAATGGACGCCGGTATTGTGCCCCTCAACAGGTTGCTGGACAAGTCCCTGCAGATGGCACGCATTAGACCAAGAATAAGCAGTGAATCAGATCAGGGTATTTTGCTAAGAACCTACAAGATTGTGAGGTGAATGAGCTCGCCAATCTCTGAAGGGATGCCTCCTTGTAGGTAGTTGGCTCTCAAGTAACTGCACACACACAGAGTAAATTAAACCTCCGCATTTCAGCTCTACAAAGTCATTAGCAGACAGATGGAGATGGAACCAAACAAGTACTAGATCGTAGCAGCATACATACATCGCTCTGAGCTCGGTGCAGTTCTTGATCTCAGAAGGGATTGGGCCATGCAAGCTGTTCTGGTGCAATGCTCTGAACAAAAGGGGTTAGAAATTAAAGAAAGACCAATGCGGATAGTGTAAATGAAGATGGTGTTGAAATGGGAAGTGTTGCACAAAAGTGgtgaagaagaaaaaatgtTACATTCTCTGCAGCTTGTCGAGCTTCCCAATGTTAGGTGAAATGATGCCCCCAAGCTGCATGTAAGGGAGATTTCTGGTAGAAAAGGAAAACATGAAAGAAGAGATTATTCAGGGGGCGAGGAATCCAATGAGCACATGGGTAGCCGAGCCATGAAACATTTTGCTTGAGACTTGAGAGAGAGAtgcaaaagggaaaagaaaaatgaaagatAAGGCTAATTAATCTGGGTGCAAAATGGAGAAATGCAAGGAAGGAAAGATAGAGATAAATTGGAGACGGACATGGATTGGACCCTGAGGTCGGGGAAGGAGCAGGAGATGCCCTCCCAGCCGCAGGGGTTAGGGTCGGTGGGCTTCCAGGTCGTCAGCCGCTGGCTGCTGCCATTGAAGGAGAGCTTGAGCTCCAGCAATGCCTGCCCTGCAAGGAGCAGAAAAAACACAACTACCCCGGTGAGACAGCCAGATTGGAGGAAGCGTTctctcatccatccatccatccatccatggatGCGTAGTGCagcgcagagagagagagggtaccGTCCGGGGTGAGGGCCATGGAGGTGGAGCAGAGCAGTGAGGCAGCCATGGCGGTGACGAGGGCAGCGCACAGGCCCACCACCTGCCCCGGAGTCCCGTggcggccgccgctcgtcggcTCCATCTTCTTCATCTTGTTGCTTGTGCTGTCCATGGTGGCCTTGGcttggtctctctctctctctctctctctctctctctagagtGTAGTGGGAGTGAGAGTGAGGGTGAGGGAGGCTTTTGCTGGTTGGATTTTGAAAGGTAGCGAGCGAGCCGAGGACTAGTCTGAGCTGCTGTcatctgacatgtgggactCCAGCCTGActcccgggcccacatgtcggcgaGTAAGGATGTGTGGTGGTAGCCGTAGCAATTTTCTACTCCAAAAGCCGCCAAACACGACACTGGTCGCACGCGCAAGCTACACTGAATTttgctttcctttctttttctttcttcagcaCTCCTCCTGTATGTACAGTACAGACAAATTGTACCGCCTGTATATACATACAAATACACGTATGTAGGTATGTAAAGACAGACTTAAATACGTAGATACAGATACTACAAGCCAGGTAGGTACGTAACGTTGGAGATGTAAATATGTGAGCTACGGTACGTAAGCTTGTTGGTTGTGCGATGGTATACGATGAGGATCAGGAGGAAAGGCCGGATTGTCAAAAAATACAGACAGCTAGCTGACTGCAAATACTGCTGCATTGCCATTGAAGATAATTACTACATGAGCATCACTAGCATAGTAACCTGCCTGTACTAACAAGATGAGCACCATGTAAGTATAGTACTCCTTGCATGCATTAACTTAACTTTGGTGTGTGCAAGATCGAGGGAACAGCAAGACAGAGACAACAAAAtacaaaatgacaaaaataatgTTAGCAACTGGAGTAGCCGTTGATAATGGAATGACGAtggcccaccaccaccaacacaaTCCCGTTGAGTTGCTACTtcaatactactagtacgtgTAAACTTGAAACAGTAGCTGAAGAACAAACAATAACTTGTTGATCATTTGATGAATGTTTCAAAACCACAGACACGCCCATACCAACTCCAATTCGATTCGATCCACATACAccctttttaaaataaaataagttcAAACAAGATCGATCTGTCCTGAAACTCATCTGAGCCCAACGTTAAATTTTGCAACAACAAGACAAACGCAGGTGCAGTGAGAGCCGTACTAGATGCACCACGCATCGTCAGGAGTATTAAATTCTTCGTTACTGCTAGTAGAATCCAATGTTTTGTTGGATTAATCATCACAAGGGGTATACAGTACGTATTACCATTAGCTACTACTCCTCGTTACCGTCCTAGCTTGGGCCGTTGCATGCAGTGCAGCAGTGGTGACCTCCTGCGGTCATCTTACTCATCTACACTATCAAATAAGATTTTCTTTCAGTTTATGTTAGCGCATTTTTCTAACTGCTAAtgtgaaaactttttatataaaagttgctttaaaatatcaaataaatttatttatcttCATTAGTTTCAAACACCTTAGTGTGTCGTGTACTCGTTAGGTCGTGCCGGCGATCGACACCATCCAATTCTCCCTCTCCCCGGTGAAGAGAGACATTGCCTTGCAGTTAGTAGTTACtttttgatactccctccgtttctaaatatttgacttcgttaattttttttaaacatgttttaccgtttgtcttattcaaaaaatttaagtaattatttttttcctatcatttgattcattgttaaatatacattttatgtatacgtatagttttacatatttcacataagtttttgaataagacgaatgatcaaacatgtataAAAAATCAACAGTGTCGGATATTTAGAAATAGAGAGAGTAATATGTTTCACACGGCTCGAAGACAATTTTATCGAGGGTTGGTGCGCGCGAGATCTGGTCGACTGAACGGTTAGGCTTAAATTTCGGTGAGTCTACTTGCACCTTTGAATTCAATTTTCAGAACTTGGGCTTTAACTTTGAGACCTTGCTATAAAGGTTTGTGGATGACAAAAACTAAATGTTGTTTATGTAAGTAGCATTTTGTCAATCAGGGTGAAGGTTTAGCAATTATCTGTCTTTAGGCTAGTGTTTCAGTTAGTTCTCTCGTTTTTCATTAAATTGTGCTTTGCAATTAAAAGTTATGTTGACTGCAAAGGTTGTAGCTTATTTGAAGCAAAGATTGGAACGGAAATTCTCATTATCTTAGAGTTACAGCTCTCCCAAACGTGTTGTTTTGCTCCTGTCAGTGTTGCCGACATGAGTCCCTTCGTTACGGGGCGATTTTGGGCTTTCGGTGGGCTCGTTTCAGCCCTAAGAAGAAATGATATGGGCCGGCCCATACATTCATAATACAGATTTACAATTACATTCATTCATCCCTAATGTAATTAATGTAGTCCAATTCCAAACTGGATCGTACAAGTatcatctctcttctttctGTCTCTGTTGTGTTCATCATGGAGTGgacacatgcatatgcatcaaGTAGTATATAGTAAGTATGAAAAGTCAGCGTACGTGTGTAGTAGCTGTCAGTGTCGTCAGaccgccatggccggcggcgcgtcggcgTTGTGCTTGGAGCTGGTCTGAAGAAGCTCAACGCCGCCGTGGTCGGCGATGTTCTTGGACCTGTACCAGAGCGCGCAGACCACGAAGTAAGCCAGGTTGGCGGCCGACATGGCGCCCACCACAAGGTAGAAGAGGTCGACGCGGCCCTTATCGATGTCCTGCGCCAGCCACCCCGTCGCCCGCTCCACCGCCGTCACCATCGCCCCGCTCGCGTAGCTCGCCACCGCCAGCGCCAGCGGCGACAGCGCCCCCGCCACGCTCCTCATGCTCTCCGGCGACTCCTTGTAGCACAGCTCGTTCAGCCCGATCGCCGCGAACGCCTCCGACAGCCCCGCCATCGCCTGCTGCGGCACCATCCAcgcccacgacgacgacgaccctcctcccgccccgcgccgcctctgctccaccgccaccgccaccgccatcgtcgccaccgACAGCGCCAGCCCGATCCCGATGCGCTGCAGCTGGCTGATCCCCTCCTCACGCCCCGTCACCCGCCGCAGCGCCGGCACCACCGCGCGGTCGTACACCGGCAGCCACGCCGTGAGCGCCACCATGTTGAACACCACCATCGACCCCGCCGGCACCTCGAACCCCGACCTCCCCACCCGCCGGTCCGACTGCATCACCTGGAACACCGTGTACGTGCCCAGCTGCGTCAGCATCACGTAGTACACGATCGACGACGACCACACCGGGATCATCCGCGCAAGCAccttcacctcctccacctgcTGCACCGTGCACAGCCGCCacgggttcgccgccgccgcgctcatgCCGTCCACCACCGCGTCctccgccgtcaccaccgcggCCTTGTCCAGCCACCGGAACTGGTCCGTGTGCTTGATCTTGGCCACCAGCTTGCTCCGGTGCGGCGGATCGAACAGGTCGTCGGCAGGAGACGCCGGGGCAGGGAGGCGCCtcttgcgggcggcggcgacgagcaccTGGGCGAAGCTGGTGAAGGGGCTGCCCTCGGGGCGGACGCGGACGTAGAGGCGGGTGCCCATGAAGAAGAGCGCGCAGGAGAGGGCCATGAGCGCGGTGGGCACGGCGAGGCCGATGGCCCAGTTGATGTTGCTCTGGAGGTAGATGATGAGCGTGGCGGACACCATCATGGCGATGGTGAAGGTGAAGTAGTACCAGTTGAAGAAGCTGGCGATGCCGCGGCGgcccgcggcggtggccgggtcGAACTGGTCGGCGCCGAAGGCGAGGTTGCAGGGGCggatgccgccggcgccgacgacgaggaaggcgaAGGAGGCGAGGAGCGCGGCGAGCTGGCGGTGCGTGGGGCCCTGGCACGAcgtggacgaggaggaggcacaAGGTGGGGGGTGGAGAGATGGGATGGCGGCGGTGAGGGTGAGCACAAGCATGCCGAGGAAGGaggcgatggaggcggcggcgagggtggcgtaGCGGCCGAGGTAGGCGTCGCAGAGGAAGGCGCCGAGGAGAGGGGCGAGGTTGGAGGTACCGGAGAAGACGTtgaggagggtggcggcggcggcgctggggatGTGGAAGACGGTGGTGAGGTACACCAGCAGGTTCGCCGTCGTGCCGATCGTCCCCAGCCTTTCGCATGTCTCGTTCCCTGATCCATCGTCTCGTGTCAAACTCCAtcccttttttttaagagaaaagtAAGAATTACCCCCTAACTATTGGGTGAGTACGAATAACACCTCTAAAGTTGAAAACCACACATCGCTCACCTCAAACTTTCAAAACCGAACAAGaaacccccctcccccaccctcccCGGGAACAATGTTGCGAGCGGTTTGGAGTTCGAATATTACACGTGGCACAGTCCACTCAgcaatatttttctaaaaaatagcATGCCAACTTGACAGAATCCACACCCTCTTTctcttccccctctccttcAGAAACGCGTGGccggcccaccgccgccgcgctctttagaacgagagggagaagagagagaaatagaTGTGGGGATTCTGACAAGTGGGCCcgctattttttttagaaaaaaattactaactggactgccacgtgtgcTATACGAACTCTAAACTGCTCGCAATAGTGCTAGGGGGTTTcttgtccggtattgaaagttcggGGTGAGCGATGTTTGATTTTCGAGTTTAGTGGTGTTATTCATACTCATCCAATAGTtcaggggtaattcgtacttttctctttttttatttacaaattattattTGCAAAATGGTATTATAAGATCTACTAGACATGGCATCATCTTAAAGGCCCCATTTGATATAGATTAGTGagtggattaattaattatcgcACATTATTTACTTATTATTTGGATGGATGAAATATTGt
This genomic window from Oryza sativa Japonica Group chromosome 12, ASM3414082v1 contains:
- the LOC4352905 gene encoding protein NRT1/ PTR FAMILY 2.11 isoform X1, coding for MPPAPSQEQTKLAPEKQQHISGHGEQAVRYHGWKVMPYVIGNETCERLGTIGTTANLLVYLTTVFHIPSAAAATLLNVFSGTSNLAPLLGAFLCDAYLGRYATLAAASIASFLGMLVLTLTAAIPSLHPPPCASSSSTSCQGPTHRQLAALLASFAFLVVGAGGIRPCNLAFGADQFDPATAAGRRGIASFFNWYYFTFTIAMMVSATLIIYLQSNINWAIGLAVPTALMALSCALFFMGTRLYVRVRPEGSPFTSFAQVLVAAARKRRLPAPASPADDLFDPPHRSKLVAKIKHTDQFRWLDKAAVVTAEDAVVDGMSAAAANPWRLCTVQQVEEVKVLARMIPVWSSSIVYYVMLTQLGTYTVFQVMQSDRRVGRSGFEVPAGSMVVFNMVALTAWLPVYDRAVVPALRRVTGREEGISQLQRIGIGLALSVATMAVAVAVEQRRRGAGGGSSSSWAWMVPQQAMAGLSEAFAAIGLNELCYKESPESMRSVAGALSPLALAVASYASGAMVTAVERATGWLAQDIDKGRVDLFYLVVGAMSAANLAYFVVCALWYRSKNIADHGGVELLQTSSKHNADAPPAMAV
- the LOC4352905 gene encoding protein NRT1/ PTR FAMILY 2.11 isoform X2 — encoded protein: MLVLTLTAAIPSLHPPPCASSSSTSCQGPTHRQLAALLASFAFLVVGAGGIRPCNLAFGADQFDPATAAGRRGIASFFNWYYFTFTIAMMVSATLIIYLQSNINWAIGLAVPTALMALSCALFFMGTRLYVRVRPEGSPFTSFAQVLVAAARKRRLPAPASPADDLFDPPHRSKLVAKIKHTDQFRWLDKAAVVTAEDAVVDGMSAAAANPWRLCTVQQVEEVKVLARMIPVWSSSIVYYVMLTQLGTYTVFQVMQSDRRVGRSGFEVPAGSMVVFNMVALTAWLPVYDRAVVPALRRVTGREEGISQLQRIGIGLALSVATMAVAVAVEQRRRGAGGGSSSSWAWMVPQQAMAGLSEAFAAIGLNELCYKESPESMRSVAGALSPLALAVASYASGAMVTAVERATGWLAQDIDKGRVDLFYLVVGAMSAANLAYFVVCALWYRSKNIADHGGVELLQTSSKHNADAPPAMAV